The following are encoded in a window of Armatimonadota bacterium genomic DNA:
- a CDS encoding ABC transporter ATP-binding protein has translation MQSPELAVTCAALTRRFGPVVAVDGVDLQVPRGEIFALVGPDGAGKTTLMRLLCGLLRPDGGTAAVAGIDVLADPEAARRRLGYMPQRFSLYGDLTAVENLRLYAGLYQVPAAVFRERAERLLGEFRLLPVADRLAQHLSGGMRQKLALACTLVHAPEVLLLDEPTTGVDPVSRRLFWRILYDLNRAGLTVCVSTPYMDEAERCSRVGLMDRGRLIACDAPGALRAAMGGEILEVVAEPRAQARRHLRHHPLVRSLEVFGDRLHVLVDSARAAAPVLRAALEAEGVAVRGLHPVRPTLEDVFVARLTAPGAGGARGAPCRWEA, from the coding sequence GTGCAGTCCCCCGAGCTCGCCGTCACCTGCGCGGCCCTCACCCGACGCTTCGGGCCGGTCGTGGCCGTGGACGGCGTAGACCTGCAGGTCCCCCGGGGCGAGATCTTCGCGCTGGTGGGCCCCGACGGGGCAGGGAAGACGACGCTCATGCGACTGCTGTGCGGCCTCCTCCGCCCCGACGGCGGCACGGCCGCGGTGGCCGGGATCGACGTCCTCGCCGACCCCGAAGCCGCAAGACGGCGCCTCGGGTACATGCCGCAGCGCTTCAGCCTCTACGGCGACCTCACCGCGGTGGAGAACCTGCGCCTCTACGCCGGCCTCTACCAGGTCCCTGCGGCGGTCTTCCGGGAGCGCGCCGAGCGCCTGCTCGGGGAGTTCCGCCTCCTCCCCGTTGCCGACCGGCTCGCCCAGCACCTCTCCGGCGGCATGCGGCAGAAGCTGGCCCTGGCCTGCACGCTGGTCCACGCCCCCGAGGTCCTGCTCCTCGACGAGCCGACGACGGGCGTGGACCCGGTCTCCCGGCGGCTGTTCTGGCGCATCCTCTACGACCTCAACCGCGCCGGCCTCACTGTGTGCGTGAGCACGCCCTACATGGACGAGGCGGAGCGGTGCTCCCGCGTGGGCCTGATGGACCGGGGGCGGCTCATCGCCTGCGACGCGCCGGGGGCGCTGCGGGCGGCCATGGGCGGCGAGATCCTCGAGGTGGTGGCCGAGCCCCGCGCGCAGGCCAGGCGCCACCTCCGCCACCACCCGCTCGTGCGCAGCCTGGAGGTGTTCGGGGATCGCCTGCACGTGCTCGTCGACTCGGCCCGGGCGGCGGCCCCCGTCTTGCGGGCCGCGCTGGAGGCGGAGGGTGTCGCGGTGCGGGGCCTCCACCCCGTGCGGCCGACGCTGGAGGACGTCTTCGTGGCCCGCCTCACGGCCCCGGGCGCAGGCGGCGCCCGGGGCGCCCCATGCCGCTGGGAGGCGTAA
- a CDS encoding efflux RND transporter periplasmic adaptor subunit, which yields MRRVRIAVVLVGLVGAAVAYVVWPRARPDPTRLEASGTIEVAHVDVAPKVAGRVAALHVREGDQVAAGQVVAELEREELEAQVRQAEASLAAARARLRLAEAGVALARAQTEASVAQARAAEQGARTRVPQAAEAAALQGEAVAAQVGQARAQVTAAGAVLRAAEAALRGAEARVRAAQAALDGARDEARRAELLFREGAMAAQQAEAAQTAALAAAAQLDAARAERDALRQQRVAADAALRQARAALAAAEANQRTVSVRRLDVAAAQAQVRQAEAATMGARAGLVALRQREQEVAAARAAVAQTEAALALALAVRDQTVLRAPLPGTIISRQLEVGDFAAPGTPVLTIADLTRAYLRVFVPETAIARVRLGQPVEVRVDAFPDRVFRGRVQEVASRAEFTPGNVQTREERTKLVFAVRVEVPNSHGLLKPGLPADAVILTAVEP from the coding sequence ATGAGGCGCGTGCGGATCGCCGTCGTGCTGGTCGGGCTGGTCGGCGCGGCCGTCGCCTACGTGGTCTGGCCGCGGGCGCGCCCCGACCCCACCCGGCTGGAGGCCTCGGGGACGATCGAGGTCGCGCACGTGGACGTGGCCCCCAAGGTGGCCGGCCGTGTGGCAGCGCTCCACGTCCGCGAAGGGGACCAGGTGGCGGCAGGTCAGGTGGTGGCCGAGTTGGAGCGCGAGGAGCTGGAGGCGCAGGTCCGTCAGGCCGAGGCCAGCCTGGCGGCGGCCCGCGCGCGGTTGCGCCTGGCCGAGGCCGGGGTGGCGCTCGCCCGAGCGCAGACCGAAGCGTCGGTGGCACAGGCCCGGGCCGCCGAGCAGGGCGCGCGCACCCGCGTGCCCCAGGCCGCGGAGGCGGCGGCGTTGCAAGGCGAGGCCGTGGCGGCGCAGGTGGGCCAGGCCCGGGCGCAGGTGACCGCTGCCGGGGCGGTGTTGCGGGCGGCCGAGGCCGCCCTGCGCGGGGCCGAGGCCCGCGTGCGGGCCGCGCAGGCCGCGCTCGATGGGGCCAGGGACGAGGCCCGCCGGGCAGAGCTCCTGTTCCGGGAGGGGGCCATGGCGGCCCAGCAGGCGGAGGCGGCGCAGACGGCGGCCCTCGCCGCCGCGGCGCAGCTCGACGCCGCACGGGCCGAGCGGGACGCCCTCCGCCAGCAGCGCGTGGCGGCGGATGCGGCCCTGCGCCAGGCCCGGGCAGCGTTGGCGGCCGCGGAGGCCAACCAGCGCACGGTGAGCGTGCGCCGCCTCGACGTGGCGGCGGCGCAGGCGCAGGTCCGGCAGGCTGAGGCCGCCACCATGGGCGCCCGCGCCGGCCTGGTGGCCCTCCGGCAGCGGGAGCAGGAGGTGGCGGCGGCTCGGGCCGCCGTGGCGCAAACCGAGGCCGCCCTGGCCCTGGCCCTGGCTGTCCGTGACCAGACCGTGCTGCGCGCGCCGCTCCCCGGCACGATCATCTCGCGCCAGCTCGAGGTCGGCGACTTCGCCGCACCCGGCACCCCCGTCCTGACAATCGCGGATCTGACCCGGGCCTACCTGCGCGTCTTCGTCCCCGAGACGGCCATCGCGCGGGTGCGGCTGGGGCAGCCCGTGGAGGTGCGGGTCGACGCCTTCCCCGACCGCGTCTTCCGGGGACGGGTCCAGGAGGTGGCCAGCCGGGCCGAGTTCACCCCCGGCAACGTGCAGACCCGGGAGGAACGCACGAAGCTGGTCTTCGCCGTCCGCGTCGAGGTCCCCAACTCCCACGGCCTGCTCAAGCCGGGCCTGCCGGCCGACGCCGTGATCCTGACCGCCGTCGAGCCCTGA
- a CDS encoding TetR/AcrR family transcriptional regulator, translating into MSRGGRTQERRAGGTGRGRKASGDRREQILEAAFRVFSRKGFTGATNREIAEAAGITPGLIYWYFPTKEALFLETVYAKSPVLAVVRLTDELLEAPPRAFFSRVASMIFEHIYEQPRMIATLRFLLAEALRTPAVRRLFREHALRRGLEALARYIAHQVERGTLRPVDPQMAGRLFLGMVMSQVLLGRLLEFPPPGPTRVLVDELVETYLRGVLRMPERPGAGGGRGSS; encoded by the coding sequence GTGAGCCGGGGAGGGCGGACGCAGGAGCGACGGGCCGGAGGGACGGGACGGGGAAGGAAGGCGTCGGGAGACCGGCGCGAGCAGATCCTGGAAGCCGCCTTCCGCGTCTTCAGCCGCAAGGGCTTCACCGGCGCCACCAACCGGGAGATCGCCGAAGCCGCCGGGATCACACCGGGCCTGATCTACTGGTACTTCCCCACCAAGGAGGCCCTCTTCCTGGAGACCGTGTACGCGAAGTCCCCGGTCCTGGCCGTCGTGCGCCTGACGGACGAGCTGCTGGAGGCCCCGCCGCGGGCGTTCTTCTCCCGGGTGGCGTCGATGATCTTCGAGCACATCTACGAGCAGCCGCGGATGATCGCGACGCTGCGGTTCCTCCTGGCCGAGGCCCTCCGCACGCCGGCCGTGCGACGGCTGTTCCGGGAGCACGCCCTCCGGCGTGGGCTGGAGGCCCTGGCCCGGTACATCGCCCACCAGGTCGAACGCGGGACGCTGCGTCCCGTGGATCCCCAGATGGCCGGACGGCTCTTCCTGGGGATGGTGATGTCCCAGGTGCTGCTGGGCCGCCTGCTCGAGTTCCCCCCACCCGGGCCGACGCGGGTGCTGGTGGACGAGCTGGTGGAGACCTACCTGCGCGGCGTGCTGCGGATGCCGGAAAGGCCTGGAGCGGGAGGAGGGCGGGGGAGCTCATGA
- a CDS encoding TolC family protein, protein MPAAAQPAPAERSLTFAEVATVALRDSLQLRAAAFEVAVAQAQLAQARAGRGPQLTVTGSYTRIQERPGQQMTIPNPFGDPPTVTITLPPPDPNVLAVRVALQYPLYTGGRLEAQVALAEANLRGAEAVFARVQQQVVSAAQQLYLRGLAAQANLRAAANALAQAEEGLRVARARERAGVAARVDVVQAEVAVAGARQGVARADATVRSVEAELNAALNLPLSTPLRLTEALVPRPVSITLEAAVPRALEARPELRELRARQDAARAAIELARSGARPNVTAAVNYDVGGGGLTNLSGAWSVTFAVTLLLSDGGVTRERVREAELRLEQLGVQEAQVRQRIELEVRQAFLALRQAAVQIEAAQQGVEQAREALRLARVRYEAGVGTVLEVLAAQTALAQAEAQHAAALFEQNQARLALLLAMGGAF, encoded by the coding sequence ATGCCGGCGGCGGCCCAGCCGGCACCGGCGGAGCGGTCGCTGACCTTCGCCGAGGTGGCGACGGTGGCGCTGCGGGACAGCCTGCAGCTGCGCGCGGCTGCCTTCGAGGTGGCCGTGGCGCAGGCGCAGCTCGCCCAGGCCCGCGCCGGGCGCGGGCCTCAGCTCACCGTGACGGGCAGCTACACCCGCATCCAGGAGCGCCCCGGCCAGCAGATGACCATCCCCAACCCGTTTGGCGATCCGCCCACCGTGACCATCACCCTGCCGCCGCCCGACCCCAACGTCCTGGCGGTGCGGGTGGCCCTGCAGTACCCGCTCTACACGGGAGGACGGCTGGAGGCGCAGGTGGCCCTGGCGGAGGCCAACCTGCGCGGGGCGGAAGCCGTCTTCGCCCGCGTCCAGCAGCAGGTCGTCTCCGCGGCCCAGCAGCTCTACCTGCGCGGCCTGGCCGCCCAGGCCAACCTGCGGGCGGCGGCGAACGCGCTGGCGCAGGCGGAGGAGGGCCTGCGCGTGGCGCGTGCGCGCGAGCGGGCGGGGGTCGCGGCGCGCGTCGACGTCGTGCAGGCGGAGGTGGCGGTGGCGGGCGCGCGCCAGGGCGTGGCGCGCGCAGACGCCACGGTGCGCAGCGTGGAGGCCGAACTGAACGCTGCCCTCAACCTCCCCCTGAGCACCCCGCTTCGCCTGACGGAGGCCCTCGTCCCCCGCCCGGTCTCTATCACATTGGAGGCCGCCGTGCCGCGGGCCCTGGAGGCCCGGCCCGAGCTGCGCGAACTGCGCGCCCGCCAGGACGCCGCCCGGGCGGCCATCGAGCTGGCGCGGAGCGGGGCGCGACCCAACGTCACCGCCGCCGTGAACTACGACGTGGGCGGGGGCGGGCTGACGAACCTGAGCGGCGCCTGGTCGGTGACGTTCGCGGTGACGCTGCTCCTCTCCGACGGGGGCGTTACTCGCGAGCGCGTCCGGGAAGCCGAACTGCGGCTGGAGCAACTCGGCGTCCAGGAGGCGCAGGTGCGCCAGCGGATCGAGCTGGAGGTGCGGCAGGCCTTCCTGGCGCTGCGGCAGGCGGCGGTGCAGATCGAGGCCGCACAGCAGGGGGTGGAGCAGGCGCGCGAAGCGCTCCGGCTGGCCCGGGTGCGCTACGAGGCCGGCGTGGGGACGGTGCTGGAGGTCCTGGCGGCTCAGACGGCGCTGGCGCAGGCGGAGGCACAGCACGCGGCGGCGCTCTTCGAGCAGAACCAGGCGCGGCTGGCGCTCCTCCTGGCCATGGGCGGCGCGTTCTGA
- a CDS encoding DoxX family protein yields MTPVDWGLLVLRVGLGVTFLPHGWNKITPRGPMRGPAGFAGWLRQLGVPAPLFFAWVVALMESVGAVLLILGLLTRLIALGLAINMLVAITLVKRGMAKKRFIEADGTGWELEFALLVAALALVLAGAGRIALDPMVGL; encoded by the coding sequence ATGACTCCAGTGGATTGGGGGTTGCTGGTCCTGCGCGTCGGGCTGGGGGTGACGTTCCTGCCTCACGGCTGGAACAAGATCACCCCCCGGGGCCCGATGAGGGGGCCGGCGGGGTTTGCTGGCTGGCTGCGGCAGCTGGGGGTGCCGGCGCCGCTCTTCTTCGCCTGGGTCGTGGCGCTGATGGAGTCGGTGGGGGCGGTGCTGCTCATCCTGGGGCTGCTCACGCGCCTGATCGCGCTGGGCCTGGCCATCAACATGCTCGTGGCCATCACGCTGGTCAAGCGGGGGATGGCCAAGAAGCGCTTCATAGAGGCGGACGGGACCGGATGGGAGTTGGAGTTCGCCCTGCTGGTGGCGGCGCTGGCGCTGGTGCTGGCGGGGGCTGGGCGGATCGCCCTCGACCCGATGGTCGGGCTGTAG
- a CDS encoding PQQ-dependent sugar dehydrogenase encodes MLHNRPTAHLAHIIVLTVVTWALGVLVATVPVAGQAPRSPTPEPTDAPVRVETVARGLEHPWGLAFLPDGRMLVTERPGRLRLVERDGRLSEPLSGVPPVYARGQGGLLDVALSPTFAQDRLVYLSFAEPGAGGAGTAVARGRLGERGLDGTQVIWRQQPKVEGPNHWGSRLVFRRDGTLFVTLGDRFAYRERAQDLSTTIGKIVRLNADGSVPRDNPFVGRPGARPEIWSYGHRNVQAAALHPQTGQLWTAEHGPRGGDELNHPEAGKNYGWPVITYGVDYSGARIGEGTAKPGMEQPVYYWDPVIAPSGMTFYTGQVFPDWRGSLFIGSLRPGLLVRLTLADGRVTREERYLAHLRERIRDVRQGPDGLLYLLTDSPEGRILRVAPAR; translated from the coding sequence ATGCTTCACAACCGTCCTACCGCCCACCTGGCGCACATCATCGTCCTGACCGTGGTGACCTGGGCGCTGGGCGTCCTCGTCGCCACGGTGCCGGTGGCCGGGCAGGCGCCGCGCTCACCCACGCCCGAGCCCACCGACGCTCCCGTCCGCGTCGAGACCGTCGCGCGCGGCCTGGAGCACCCGTGGGGGCTGGCCTTCCTGCCGGACGGGCGAATGCTGGTCACGGAGCGGCCGGGCCGGCTACGCCTGGTGGAGCGGGACGGACGGCTCTCGGAGCCGCTGTCCGGCGTCCCCCCGGTGTACGCCCGGGGCCAGGGCGGGCTGCTGGACGTGGCCCTCAGCCCGACCTTCGCGCAGGACCGCCTCGTCTACCTCTCGTTCGCGGAGCCGGGGGCCGGGGGTGCCGGAACCGCCGTCGCCCGCGGCCGGCTCGGGGAACGGGGCCTGGACGGGACCCAGGTGATCTGGCGGCAGCAGCCCAAGGTCGAAGGCCCCAACCACTGGGGGTCCCGCCTGGTCTTCCGGCGCGACGGGACGCTCTTCGTCACGCTGGGCGACCGCTTCGCCTACCGGGAGCGGGCCCAGGACCTCTCCACCACCATCGGCAAGATCGTGCGCCTCAACGCCGACGGATCGGTGCCGCGCGACAACCCCTTCGTGGGCCGCCCGGGCGCGCGTCCCGAGATCTGGTCCTACGGGCACCGGAACGTCCAGGCCGCCGCCCTCCACCCGCAGACGGGACAGCTGTGGACCGCAGAGCACGGCCCGCGCGGGGGCGACGAGCTGAACCACCCGGAGGCCGGCAAGAACTACGGCTGGCCGGTGATCACCTACGGGGTCGACTACTCCGGCGCCCGCATCGGCGAGGGGACGGCGAAGCCGGGCATGGAGCAGCCGGTCTACTACTGGGATCCGGTCATCGCGCCGTCAGGGATGACCTTCTACACCGGCCAGGTCTTCCCCGACTGGCGGGGGAGCCTCTTCATCGGCTCGCTGCGTCCGGGGCTGCTGGTGCGGTTGACGCTGGCCGACGGCCGCGTGACCCGGGAGGAGCGCTACCTGGCGCACCTACGGGAGCGCATCCGCGACGTCCGGCAAGGGCCGGACGGCCTGCTCTACCTGCTCACGGACAGCCCCGAGGGGCGCATCCTGCGGGTGGCCCCGGCGCGCTAG
- a CDS encoding CapA family protein — protein sequence MARGRLRVVDNRSVGGIQLLFVGDVMLGRLVNDLLRRVPPDYPWGDTLDLVRTADVRCCNLECVIADRGRPWSATPKVFHFRSDGKNVQVLQVAGIDVVALANNHTFDFEADALLEMLDRLDRAGIAHAGAGRTLAEATRPAVVVRGGLRVGVLAFTDNEPDWEAGDDRPGVWYVPVTLEDPRAVHLLEVVARTKAEVDVLVVSAHWGPNWGYRPPPEHPPFARALVDAGADIIFGHSGHVVRGVEFYRGRPILYCLGDFVDDYAVDEVERNDQSVICIVEWAAGAVRRVRLYPTVIRAMQASRADPAEAEAIAGLLARLCHPFGTRTRWDPEQQVMELTP from the coding sequence ATGGCCCGCGGGCGGCTCAGGGTGGTCGACAATAGAAGCGTGGGTGGGATCCAGCTCCTCTTCGTCGGCGACGTCATGCTGGGCCGCCTGGTGAACGACCTGTTGCGGCGGGTCCCCCCGGACTACCCGTGGGGCGACACCCTCGACCTCGTGCGCACCGCCGACGTCCGCTGCTGCAACCTGGAGTGCGTCATCGCCGACCGCGGCCGGCCGTGGAGCGCCACGCCCAAGGTCTTCCACTTCCGGTCCGACGGGAAGAACGTACAGGTGCTCCAGGTCGCCGGGATCGACGTCGTCGCCCTGGCCAACAACCACACCTTCGACTTCGAGGCGGACGCCCTCCTGGAGATGCTCGACCGGCTCGACCGCGCGGGGATCGCCCACGCCGGGGCGGGGCGCACCCTCGCCGAGGCGACGCGCCCGGCGGTGGTCGTCCGCGGCGGGCTGCGCGTCGGGGTGCTCGCCTTCACGGACAACGAGCCCGACTGGGAGGCCGGGGACGACCGTCCGGGGGTGTGGTACGTCCCCGTCACCCTCGAGGACCCGCGGGCGGTGCACCTCCTGGAGGTGGTCGCCCGGACGAAGGCCGAGGTGGACGTGCTCGTCGTCTCCGCCCACTGGGGACCGAACTGGGGCTACCGCCCGCCGCCCGAGCACCCGCCCTTCGCCCGGGCGCTGGTCGACGCGGGCGCGGACATCATCTTCGGCCACTCCGGCCACGTGGTCCGCGGCGTCGAGTTCTACCGCGGTCGCCCGATCCTCTACTGCCTGGGGGACTTCGTCGACGACTACGCGGTCGACGAGGTCGAGCGGAACGACCAGTCGGTGATCTGCATCGTCGAGTGGGCGGCGGGGGCGGTGCGGCGGGTGCGGCTCTACCCGACGGTGATCCGGGCCATGCAGGCCTCCCGGGCCGACCCGGCGGAGGCGGAGGCGATCGCCGGGCTGCTGGCCAGGCTGTGCCACCCCTTCGGCACGCGCACCCGCTGGGACCCGGAGCAGCAGGTCATGGAACTGACGCCGTGA
- a CDS encoding nitroreductase family protein, which translates to MELATVIKNRSMCRRYHDRDVEPEKLARILDLARRFPSAGHTQPQEFIVVRDQAVKDALAQAALAQTFLAEAPVVIAVVADTRRSAARYGQRGVHFYSLIDGAFAAMLVLLAAVDQGLGAAFVGAFDDREVQRVLGVPAPVRPIGLIALGYCREGGRRRLPRRRPDEILHYDRYGRRGAAVGGRAGAPRPDRVQRRTGEGGAVTASVP; encoded by the coding sequence ATGGAGCTGGCCACCGTCATCAAGAACCGCTCGATGTGCCGGCGCTACCACGACCGTGACGTGGAACCGGAGAAGCTGGCGCGCATCCTCGACCTGGCCCGCCGCTTCCCCTCGGCCGGACACACCCAGCCCCAGGAGTTCATCGTCGTGCGGGACCAGGCGGTGAAGGACGCCCTGGCCCAGGCGGCGCTGGCACAGACCTTCCTCGCCGAGGCGCCCGTGGTGATCGCCGTCGTCGCCGACACCCGCCGCTCGGCCGCCCGCTACGGTCAACGGGGCGTCCACTTCTACAGCCTCATCGACGGGGCGTTTGCCGCCATGCTCGTCTTGCTCGCCGCGGTCGACCAGGGGCTGGGGGCCGCCTTCGTCGGGGCGTTCGACGACCGGGAGGTCCAGCGGGTCCTCGGGGTGCCGGCCCCCGTGCGGCCGATCGGCCTCATCGCGCTCGGTTACTGCCGGGAGGGCGGGCGGCGGCGGCTCCCTCGGCGCCGGCCGGACGAGATCCTCCACTACGATCGCTACGGCCGCCGGGGGGCCGCGGTGGGAGGCCGGGCTGGCGCTCCTCGGCCTGACCGGGTTCAGCGACGCACGGGCGAGGGCGGTGCGGTCACGGCGTCAGTTCCATGA
- a CDS encoding STAS domain-containing protein yields MPDTLEVIVEGNAVTIVRVRGEVDILTAPALRTRLAEAARRGRDLVVYLSEAEFFDASGLRVLDQIAVLASEHGTRLALVAPERSSIRRLLNIVRLDERIQVCDSVAAATAFLMEDPRGN; encoded by the coding sequence ATGCCGGACACGTTGGAGGTCATCGTGGAAGGGAATGCAGTCACGATCGTCCGCGTGCGGGGTGAGGTGGACATCCTGACCGCGCCGGCGCTCCGCACCAGGCTGGCCGAGGCCGCGCGGCGGGGGCGGGATCTCGTGGTGTATCTGTCGGAGGCGGAGTTCTTCGATGCCAGCGGTTTGCGCGTGCTGGACCAGATCGCCGTGCTGGCCAGCGAGCACGGCACCCGCCTGGCGCTGGTGGCGCCGGAGCGGTCGTCCATTCGGCGACTGCTGAACATCGTCCGGCTCGACGAGCGCATTCAGGTCTGTGACAGCGTGGCCGCGGCGACGGCCTTCCTGATGGAGGACCCGCGCGGGAACTGA
- a CDS encoding ATP-binding protein, whose translation MEGPANGTPTHSHPSVGSDNEWTTIFEDVAGQVPFQAIRAEIYRRAREAGFAEQAAWDLAMAVHEAVANAATHGSPSRQEDLVRVQHRVRRGVFECRTTSRHLAWELPPPGRPSSLSRPGLGFFLIRTFVDEVVLDKDSGRSELTLRRKIPR comes from the coding sequence GTGGAAGGTCCCGCCAACGGCACGCCGACGCACTCCCACCCCTCCGTTGGCTCCGACAACGAATGGACGACCATCTTCGAGGACGTGGCCGGGCAGGTCCCCTTTCAGGCCATCCGGGCCGAGATCTACCGACGGGCGCGGGAGGCCGGCTTCGCCGAGCAGGCCGCCTGGGACCTGGCGATGGCCGTCCACGAGGCGGTCGCGAATGCCGCCACCCACGGCTCCCCCAGCCGCCAGGAGGACCTGGTGCGGGTGCAGCACCGCGTGCGCCGCGGCGTCTTCGAGTGCCGCACCACGAGCCGCCACCTGGCCTGGGAGCTGCCCCCGCCGGGCCGGCCGAGCAGCCTCAGCCGCCCGGGACTGGGCTTCTTCCTCATCCGCACCTTCGTCGACGAGGTCGTCCTCGACAAGGACAGTGGGCGCAGCGAGCTGACGCTGCGCCGGAAGATCCCGCGCTAG
- a CDS encoding ECF transporter S component has translation MRTRDLAAAGIFIALVFVITRYTVMPIPATKGYFNLGEVAIYIAAIAFGPLVGLLAGGLGSALADLHAGYQHYALFTLIIKGVEGYLVGRLAGATLGSRLRGLVVGGAWMVLGYFLAQTVFFRFLGFADTRSAALTAALTELPFNVVQAVVGIVVALPVTLRLRALAGQAS, from the coding sequence GTGAGGACGCGTGACCTGGCTGCCGCCGGGATCTTCATCGCCCTGGTCTTCGTCATCACCCGGTACACGGTGATGCCCATCCCGGCGACGAAGGGCTACTTCAACCTGGGCGAGGTGGCCATCTACATCGCGGCCATCGCCTTCGGCCCGCTGGTGGGGCTGCTCGCCGGAGGCCTGGGGTCGGCGCTGGCGGACCTGCACGCCGGGTACCAGCACTACGCCCTCTTCACGCTGATCATCAAGGGGGTGGAAGGGTACCTGGTGGGCCGCCTGGCTGGCGCCACGCTGGGGAGCCGCCTGCGGGGGCTCGTCGTGGGCGGGGCGTGGATGGTGCTGGGCTACTTCCTGGCCCAGACTGTCTTCTTCCGGTTCCTGGGCTTCGCGGACACGCGCAGCGCGGCCCTGACGGCGGCCCTCACCGAGCTGCCCTTCAACGTGGTGCAGGCGGTGGTGGGGATCGTCGTGGCCCTGCCGGTGACGCTGCGCCTGCGGGCGCTGGCGGGGCAGGCGTCCTAG
- a CDS encoding basic amino acid ABC transporter substrate-binding protein: MRRTPRGIVLVALLVAVLVAAGCQRQAQQAPPGQASPAAGQVPDLGGRTLRVATDATYPPFEMLDPNKNIIGFDVDLITEICKLANCKPQIQSVAWEGVLAGVQKGDFDVAISGITITAERDKTVDFTQPYIEVGQQVLVRQDETRIRGAEDLADKTVAVQIGTTNDELATQMQKEGKVKEVKRYRTFDLAVQALLNRDVDAVIIDSVAALGYMGTNPGKLKTVGEKLTRDQLGIVVREGNTELRNAFNAALDQLKANGTLAQLQKKWFEEWKPTQ; this comes from the coding sequence ATGAGGAGAACTCCGCGAGGCATCGTGCTGGTGGCCCTGCTGGTGGCCGTGCTGGTCGCGGCCGGCTGCCAGCGGCAAGCGCAGCAGGCTCCGCCCGGCCAGGCCTCGCCGGCGGCAGGGCAGGTCCCCGACCTGGGCGGCCGGACGCTTCGCGTCGCCACCGACGCTACCTACCCGCCCTTCGAGATGCTCGACCCGAACAAGAACATCATCGGCTTCGACGTCGACCTGATCACCGAGATCTGCAAGCTGGCCAACTGCAAGCCCCAGATCCAGAGCGTGGCCTGGGAGGGCGTGCTGGCCGGCGTCCAGAAGGGCGACTTCGACGTGGCCATCTCCGGCATCACCATCACCGCGGAGCGGGACAAGACCGTCGACTTCACCCAGCCCTACATCGAGGTGGGGCAGCAGGTCCTGGTGCGCCAGGACGAGACGCGCATCCGCGGGGCCGAGGACCTGGCCGACAAGACGGTGGCCGTCCAGATCGGCACCACCAACGACGAGCTGGCCACCCAGATGCAGAAGGAGGGGAAGGTCAAGGAGGTCAAGCGCTACCGCACCTTCGACCTGGCGGTGCAGGCCCTGCTCAACCGGGACGTGGACGCGGTGATCATCGACAGCGTGGCCGCGCTCGGGTACATGGGGACCAACCCCGGGAAGCTGAAGACCGTCGGGGAGAAGCTGACGCGGGACCAGCTGGGGATCGTGGTGCGCGAGGGCAACACGGAGCTGCGCAACGCCTTCAACGCCGCGCTGGACCAGCTCAAGGCCAACGGCACCCTGGCCCAGCTCCAGAAGAAGTGGTTCGAGGAGTGGAAGCCCACGCAGTAG
- a CDS encoding amino acid ABC transporter permease, whose protein sequence is MSLGPVGTSEARRAGTGRLLPLPLERLPWWALVLAIGGILVALRVAGSPVYRETLAFLAEGVLLTLYLSLASYALALVVGLVAGLARVSRNPWLHTPAILYIEVVRGVPLLVFLLYVAFVATPAIADATGMRWWRDPVVRAVLALGIGYGAYLAEIYRAGIEAIPRGQVEAARSLGLSYGQTMRYVVLPQALRIILPPLGNDFVAMLKDSSLASVISVQELTYSGNLLNARTFRAFETYNMVALLYLLMTLVGSAGVRALERWAGRGVRPHP, encoded by the coding sequence GTGAGCCTGGGCCCGGTCGGGACCAGCGAGGCCCGCCGGGCGGGGACCGGGCGGCTCCTCCCCCTCCCGCTCGAGCGCCTCCCCTGGTGGGCCCTGGTGCTGGCCATCGGGGGGATCCTGGTGGCACTGCGCGTCGCCGGCTCCCCGGTCTACCGCGAGACCCTCGCCTTCCTGGCCGAGGGCGTCCTCCTGACGCTCTACCTCTCCCTGGCTTCCTACGCGCTGGCGCTGGTGGTCGGGCTCGTAGCCGGGCTGGCGCGGGTCTCGCGCAACCCCTGGCTGCACACGCCGGCGATCCTCTACATCGAGGTGGTGCGCGGGGTCCCGCTGCTGGTCTTCCTCCTCTACGTCGCCTTCGTGGCCACCCCGGCCATCGCCGACGCCACGGGGATGCGCTGGTGGCGCGACCCGGTGGTGCGGGCGGTGCTGGCGCTGGGGATCGGCTACGGGGCCTACCTGGCGGAGATCTACCGGGCGGGCATCGAGGCCATCCCGCGGGGCCAGGTGGAGGCGGCCCGCTCGCTGGGGCTCAGCTACGGGCAGACGATGCGCTACGTCGTCCTGCCGCAGGCGCTGCGCATCATCCTGCCGCCACTGGGCAACGACTTCGTGGCCATGCTGAAGGACTCGTCGCTGGCCTCGGTGATCTCCGTGCAGGAGCTCACCTACTCGGGCAACCTGCTCAACGCGCGGACCTTCCGGGCCTTCGAGACCTACAACATGGTGGCGCTGCTCTACCTGCTCATGACGCTCGTGGGCTCGGCCGGCGTGCGGGCGCTGGAGCGCTGGGCCGGCCGGGGCGTGCGCCCCCACCCCTGA